The Streptomyces venezuelae genomic interval CTCGTCGTCCTCGCCGTCTTCTGCGGACTGGCCACCTTCCTCGCCCGCAGGGGCAAGGTCCGCCCCGCCCGCAGAGGCCCCCTCGCGCGCGCCCTCCTCGCCGGCGTCCCGCTCGCCGCCCTCGCGGCCGTGGGACTCGGCGCCGGCTTCTGGCTCCTCGGCGACACCCTCACCCTCCCCGCCACCGCCCCCTACGACCCGGCCGAGCTCCGGCTCGCGCACCGCTGCGGACAGGCCCTCGCCGCAGGCGTCACCGCCGCCGCCGGACTGCTCCTGCTCGCCCTGCTCCGCCGCGTCGACATGGACCGGGCCCCCTCCCCGTACCGGCTCGGCGGCCCCTTCGTGGAGGCCGCGGGGGCTCCGCGCGACGGCGAGGTCGTGGGGCCCTTTACGGAGGACCGCGATCACGAGATATCTTGATGTCGAGCAATCTCGCATACGCAGACGTGGAGCTGGAGAACCCTGGTGACTGACTCGACCATCATCTACACCCACACTGACGAGGCGCCCGCCCTGGCGACGTACTCGTTCCTGCCCGTGATCCAGGCGTATGCCTCGCAGGCCGGCGTCACGGTCGAGACGCGGGACATCTCCCTCGCGGGCCGCATCATCGCCGTCTTCCCGGAGTACCTGGAGGAGGGCCAGCGCATCCCCGACGCCCTCGCGGAGCTCGGCGCGCTCGCCAAGACGCCCGGCGCCAACATCATCAAGCTGCCGAACGTCTCGGCGTCCATCCCGCAGCTGAAGGCCGCGATCGCCGAGCTCCAGGCGCAGGGCTACGCCCTCCCGGACTACCCGGACGACGCGCAGACGGACCAGGACAAGGACGTCCGCGCCCGCTACGACAAGATCAAGGGCTCGGCCGTCAACCCGGTCCTGCGCGAGGGCAACTCCGACCGCCGCGCCCCCGCCTCGGTCAAGAACTACGCCAAGGCCCACCCCCACCGCATGGGCGCCTGGACCCCCGAGTCGAAGACGAACGTCGCCACCATGAGCGACAACGACTTCGCCTCCACGGAGAAGTCCGCCGTCATCGCCCAGGACGACACCCTCCGCTTCGAGTTCACCGCCGCCGACGGCACCGTCTCCGAGCTCCGCGAGCCGCTCAAGGTCATCGCCGGCGAGGTCGTCGACGCCGCCGTCATGCGCGCCGCCGCCCTGCGCACCTTCCTCAGCGAGCAGGTCGCCCGCGCCAAGGCCGAGGGCGTGCTCTTCTCCGTGCACCTCAAGGCCACGATGATGAAGGTCTCCGACCCGATCGTCTTCGGCCACGTCGTCCGCGCCTTCTTCCCGGCGACCTTCGCCAAGTACGGCGAGGTCCTCGCCGCCGCAGGTCTCTCCCCGAACGACGGCCTCGGCGGCGTCCTGAAGGGCCTGGAGTCCCTCCCGCAGGGCGCCGAGATCAAGGCCTCCTTCGAGGCCGAGCTCGCCGCGGGCCCCGCCCTGGCGATGGTCGACTCCGACAAGGGCATCACCAACCTGCACGTGCCGTCCGACGTCATCGTCGACGCCTCGATGCCGGCCATGATCCGCACCTCCGGCCACATGTGGGGCCCGGACGGCCAGGAGGCCGACACCCTCGCGGTCCTCCCGGACCACAGCTACTCGGGCGTCTACCAGGTCGTCATCGACGACTGCCGCGCCCACGGCGCCTTCGACCCGTCGACCATGGGCTCCGTCCCGAACGTCGGCCTCATGGCGCAGAAGGCCGAGGAGTACGGCTCCCACGACAAGACCTTCGAGATGGCCCAGGCCGGCACCGTCCGCCTCGTCGACTCCGCGGGCAACGTCGTCCTGGAGCAGGAAGTCGCCGAGGGCGACCTCTTCCGCGCCTGCCAGACCAAGGACCTGCCCATCCAGGACTGGGTCAAGCTCGCCGTCACCCGCGCCCGCGCCACCGGCGCCCCGGCCGTCTTCTGGCTGGACGCCGCGCGCGCCCACGACGCCCAGCTGATCGCCAAGGTCGAGCAGTACCTGCCGCAGCACGACACCGAGGGCCTGGACATCAAGATCCTGTCCCCGGTCGAGGCCACCAAGTTCTCCCTGGAGCGCATCCGCCGCGGCGAGGACACCATCTCGGTCACCGGCAACGTCCTCCGCGACTACCTGACCGACCTCTTCCCGATCCTGGAGCTGGGCACCAGCGCCAAGATGCTGTCGGTCGTCCCGCTGATGGCGGGCGGCGGCCTCTTCGAGACCGGCGCCGGCGGCTCCGCCCCGAAGCACGTCCAGCAGCTCGTCAAGGAGAACTACCTCCGCTGGGACAGCCTCGGCGAGTTCTTCGCCCTGGCCGCCAGCTTCGAGCACCTCGCGACGACCACGGGCAACGGCCGCGCCCAGGTCCTCGCCGACACGCTGGACCGCGCCACCGGCACCTTCCTCAACGAGGACAAGTCGCCGACCCGTCGCCTCGGCGGCATCGACAACCGCGGCAGCCACTTCTACCTCGGCCTCTACTGGGCCCAGGAGCTCGCCGCCCAGACCGAGGACGCGGAGCTGGCCAAGGCCTTCGCCCCGCTCGCCGAGACGCTGGCCGCCAACGAGCAGAAGATCGTCGACGAGCTCGTCGCCGTCCAGGGCTCCCCGGCCGAGATCGGTGGCTACTACCAGCCCGACCCGGCCAAGGCCGAGTCCGTGATGCGCCCGTCCGCCACGCTGAACGAGGCCCTCGCGACCCTCGCCTGATCAGGCGCGCGACGCCCTCGCCCGCCCCGGCGGACGACACGTACCGCCCCGGCCGGAACGATTCCGGCCGGGGCGGTCCCGTCGGTGGCGCATCCGGCGTCCGGGTGTGAACCTGGATGGATGAGCTGGGCATCTTGGACGACCGCCGGTGTCTACACCGGGCGAGGTGGGGTGCTGACCGACGAGGCCGGCGTCGTGACGGGCGATGTGACCGTGCAC includes:
- a CDS encoding NADP-dependent isocitrate dehydrogenase, whose protein sequence is MTDSTIIYTHTDEAPALATYSFLPVIQAYASQAGVTVETRDISLAGRIIAVFPEYLEEGQRIPDALAELGALAKTPGANIIKLPNVSASIPQLKAAIAELQAQGYALPDYPDDAQTDQDKDVRARYDKIKGSAVNPVLREGNSDRRAPASVKNYAKAHPHRMGAWTPESKTNVATMSDNDFASTEKSAVIAQDDTLRFEFTAADGTVSELREPLKVIAGEVVDAAVMRAAALRTFLSEQVARAKAEGVLFSVHLKATMMKVSDPIVFGHVVRAFFPATFAKYGEVLAAAGLSPNDGLGGVLKGLESLPQGAEIKASFEAELAAGPALAMVDSDKGITNLHVPSDVIVDASMPAMIRTSGHMWGPDGQEADTLAVLPDHSYSGVYQVVIDDCRAHGAFDPSTMGSVPNVGLMAQKAEEYGSHDKTFEMAQAGTVRLVDSAGNVVLEQEVAEGDLFRACQTKDLPIQDWVKLAVTRARATGAPAVFWLDAARAHDAQLIAKVEQYLPQHDTEGLDIKILSPVEATKFSLERIRRGEDTISVTGNVLRDYLTDLFPILELGTSAKMLSVVPLMAGGGLFETGAGGSAPKHVQQLVKENYLRWDSLGEFFALAASFEHLATTTGNGRAQVLADTLDRATGTFLNEDKSPTRRLGGIDNRGSHFYLGLYWAQELAAQTEDAELAKAFAPLAETLAANEQKIVDELVAVQGSPAEIGGYYQPDPAKAESVMRPSATLNEALATLA